Proteins from a single region of Halococcus salifodinae DSM 8989:
- a CDS encoding thiamine pyrophosphate-dependent dehydrogenase E1 component subunit alpha, which translates to MAKWTESKPDPDFSQVLAPDGTVDGDAPVDEETMLRMYETMKVSRRYDEKTLSLQRRGEISILSRSWGEEAIPVGSAAALEEGDWCFPTYRQTPSKLYWGGPLDRSLAGLMGHEPETIEEHLPVPDEEALPVNFSPVYIPLASNVTNAVGSAMADKFEDEDAVTLSYIGDGSSSQGDFYEALNFAGVFDAPAVTICHNNQWAISVPAHRQTAAETFAQKAEAAGIPHERVDGNDVFAVYEATKRAVDRARAGEGPTLLECVTYRVDDHNTADDAGAYRDESQQAFWAERDPVDRLEAYLRSADLIDDAAIEAIEEDADERVEAAVDRAREVPADDPARIFDNHLQSESWNERHQREELRAEQRGENPFTDFTGEGL; encoded by the coding sequence ATGGCAAAGTGGACCGAATCGAAACCGGACCCGGACTTCTCCCAGGTGCTCGCGCCAGACGGCACCGTCGACGGGGACGCGCCGGTCGACGAGGAGACGATGCTCCGGATGTACGAGACGATGAAGGTCTCCCGGCGCTACGACGAGAAGACCCTGAGTCTGCAGCGCCGCGGCGAGATCAGCATCCTCTCGCGGAGCTGGGGCGAGGAAGCTATCCCCGTCGGGAGCGCGGCCGCTCTCGAGGAAGGGGACTGGTGTTTCCCGACGTACCGCCAGACGCCGAGTAAGCTCTACTGGGGCGGCCCCCTCGACCGCTCGCTCGCTGGCCTGATGGGCCACGAGCCGGAGACCATCGAGGAGCACCTCCCGGTTCCCGACGAGGAAGCGTTGCCGGTGAACTTCTCGCCGGTCTACATCCCGCTGGCGTCGAACGTCACCAACGCGGTCGGCTCCGCGATGGCAGACAAATTCGAGGACGAGGACGCGGTGACGCTGTCCTACATCGGGGACGGCTCGTCCAGCCAGGGGGACTTCTACGAGGCGCTGAACTTCGCGGGCGTCTTCGACGCGCCCGCGGTCACCATCTGTCACAACAACCAGTGGGCGATTTCGGTGCCCGCTCACCGCCAGACCGCCGCGGAGACGTTCGCCCAGAAGGCGGAGGCGGCGGGGATTCCCCACGAGCGCGTCGACGGCAACGACGTGTTCGCAGTGTACGAGGCGACCAAGCGCGCCGTCGACCGCGCGCGAGCTGGCGAGGGGCCGACGCTCTTGGAGTGTGTCACGTACCGCGTCGACGACCACAACACCGCCGACGACGCGGGCGCGTACCGCGACGAGTCCCAGCAGGCGTTCTGGGCGGAACGAGACCCCGTCGACCGACTCGAAGCGTACCTCCGCTCGGCGGACCTCATCGACGATGCGGCTATCGAGGCCATCGAGGAAGACGCCGACGAGCGCGTCGAGGCGGCCGTCGACCGGGCGCGCGAGGTCCCCGCGGACGACCCGGCGCGCATCTTCGACAACCACCTGCAGTCGGAATCGTGGAACGAGCGCCACCAGCGCGAGGAACTGCGGGCGGAACAGCGTGGGGAGAACCCGTTCACGGACTTCACGGGTGAGGGGCTATGA